The sequence below is a genomic window from Halosolutus gelatinilyticus.
CTGACGGGATAGCTCCAGCCACTCCGCGAACCGATCGGCGGGCGGTTCGTCGCGGCGCTCTCGAACCGGCGCGTTTCCGAACCGATCAACCAGGCGATCGCGTCGGCGCTCGATCTCAGCGAGGTTGACGTCCCGACGGGTCATACTGTCGTTCGTCGCCCCGTACTGGTCAATGTGTTTATCTGTTCGCGAGGCCGGGGCCGATCGTCCCGTCAGACGTCGCCGTTGATAGCGTCCGCGACCCGCTGCCGATCGAACAGCCGCTCGTCCTCGGGAATCTCCGGATACGGTCCGTCGTCGTAGGTCGGCCACTCGCCGAACGCCTCCGGGAACAGCTGTTTGGCCGTCATCTCCAGCTGGAAGAGGTTCAGAATCGGCCCCTGGTACCGGGCCCCCTGCGCGTAGACGCGATCGTTTCGAACCGCGGTAATCTCCGACGCGACCGGATCGGATTCGAGCCACGCCCTCGTCTCGGCCATGTCCACGTCCGGGAGCATCCCGCCGAGGTAGAGGAGCACGTCGGGATCGGCCTCGAGCAGTGTCTCGAAGTCGGCGGCCGACTCCGATTCGATCGCGCCGTCGAAGGCGTCACGGGGGCCGAGCGGCCGCGTGTGCGCAGTCAGGAATCCGGGATTGTTCAGCGTGTACGTCCAGATCAGCTCCCTGTCGGCGGAGGTGATCATGACCGCCGTCGGCCGTTCCGATTCCGGCGGGAGACCGGACTCGATCGTCGAGAGCAACTCGCCGCGGACGGCGGCCAGCGCCTCGTAGCGCTCTTGCTCCCGAAACGCCTCGGCGACGAGTTCGAACTGCTCCCAGAGCCCGTAGTACTCGTAGTCGTCGGCCCACTCCTCGGGCGGCTCCTGGTGGCGATCGCTGAGCGAGTTGCCGAACCACGGCCCGACGTTGTCGGCGATCTCCTCGACGTCGGCGCGAGACCAGCTGGAAAGCTGCGTGACCCACGCCGGATCCGCGAGATGGATGTCGCTGTCGAGTTCGTAGAGCTTCTCCTTGTCTACCTCCCACGAGGAGTAGAGTCCGGACCAGTCGAGCGAGACCCCCGGAAGCCGCTCGACGAACTGGTTCCACAACCCGTCGTAGTACTCCGGGGCGTGCATAGCATTGATCCCGTCCCCGCGACCGAGCGCAAACGCCATGTCGGCGTGGTGTGTGAGCCGGGTGAATACGGTCTCCGGCGGCGATTCGAAGGTGACCTCGCCGACCGGAGAGATTTCGGCCGTGTAGCTCCCGTCCTCGTCGGAGTCGCCGTCCGTTCCGTCGGTCGGTTCCGAACTGGGATCGTCGGCGCCGAGACAGCCGGCGAGCAACCCGCCCCCGACGATCGCACCGCCGTACGCGATCGTCTCCCTTCTCGTCGATCCCCCGCGAACCGAGTCGTCTTCGTGCATGGATTTTAGGCTCGCCTAAACGATCATAATACCTTCGTTTTTTAGGAGAGCCTAAACAAGAGAATTCCCGACCCGTCTCAGTACGGAGTGCCGCACCGCGGACACACCGGGGGCGCGCTCTTGGGTAGTGCGAGCTCGCACCGCGGACATTCGCCCCCGTCGGCCGTCGTGACCTCCGCGACGACGTCGTCGGTGTGCTCTCGAATCGCCGCGACCGATCCGATCGCGTCGCCGCACTCGCCGTCGGGCGGTCCGTCGTCCAGGGCGGCAAGTGCGTACCGCGCGCGGTCGATCGCAAACGGTTCGTCTTCCGCGTCGACCATCGCCACGAGCCGATCGTCCGGAACCCCCGTCGGATCGACGCCCGTCCGAGCGAGCAATCCGAGGGCTTCGGCCGCGCGGCCGCGAACGTGCGTGCAGTCGTCACCGAGCCGTGCCGCGAGTTCGTCGACGGCGTCGACCAGCGTCTTCGGATGCTCGCAACCGACCGCGACGATCGCCGTACAGAGGTGATACCGGACCAGTTCGTCCTCGTCGTCGAGGTGCTCGGCGAAAGTCGAAATCTGGTGGCACAACCGACCGGGATCGCCCAGCGCGACGTGTGCCAGCGCCTTCGCCAGTTTCTCCTTCACCTCCGGTTCGTCGAACGAGAGTCCGATACGGAGGTCGGCGAGCAGTTCGGGCGTGGCGACCTCCGCGGGGTGCTCGATCGCGACGTACCCGAGCGCTTCCGCAGTTCGCGATCGAACGTAGTAGAACTCGTCCGGGTCGGCGACCCGATCGGCCAGCGGGCCGACCGCGGCGACGACGGCGTCCGGGTTCCCCCTCGCGAGCGCGACGAACAGTTTCGCGGTCGTCAGGCGAACCGATCGGTCCTCGTCGGTCAGAAACCGGACGAAGCCGGGTGCGTACGGGCAGACTGTCGAGGGCTGGTCGTCGGCGATCGATCGGAGCGCACGGAGCAGTTGCTTTCGTCGTTCGGGTTCCGTCCGCAGAAACGCATCGAGGCACTCGCGGACATCCTCGGGCGTCCCCGCCTTGAGGTGCTCGGTCAGTTCGCGGATCGATGATGGATCGAGGGAGTCGTCCATGCTGTGTTGGCGTACCCAAGACGGAGTCTCACAGCGAGTCGAGAAAAACGTCCGGACCGACGGACCCGGCGAACGACCGGCCGGAGAGCCGGACCAGTAACTCCCGAGCATCGTGTATGGCCGACCGTCGCGCGCGTTCCGGTGCGGACGCCGAATCAGCCGTTTTCGGGATCCGTTCGCCGTTCGGTCGTCGGCCCCAGTATCTTGCTCTCGGCGTGACGCTGAGCGGCTCAAGATACCGGTTGGAAAATCACACGACGGCCAGCCCCCGCGGCGCCTGCGTCTCGAAGTCCTCGTCCCACTCGATCGGAACGCGCTCCCAGCGATCGCCGAAGCTCTCGGTCGCGAACAGGCCGCGGTTGTTCGCCCCGTAGACGACGCCGTCCTCGCCGGCCGCGTCGAACACGGTCCGAACGACGCCCTCGCCCGTCGGCAGTCCGCGCCCGTCGAGGCGCTCCCAGCGATCGTCGCCGCGCTTCCGGTAGACGTACGATTCGGCTCGGCTCGCGGAGTGAGCGCTCGAGGCGCCGCGGGCGCTCGAGACGAGCACCGCGTCCGGATCGGCGGCATCGGGGACGACGCTCCAGCAATAGCGGTGGTCGAGACCCTCTTGCGGGTGATCCCAGGACTCGCCGCCGTCGCGGCTGACGGCGAAGCCGTCGCCCGCCGCCGAGTAGACCAGCCCCTCGCGATCGGGGTGGGTCGCCAGGCTGTGGTTGTCCCAACGCGAGCCCGGCGGTCGCTCCCGCCAGGTCTCCCCGCCGTCGATGCTCAGCACGAACGCGCCGGCCTCGATGCCGACGTAGAGCCGATCGGGATCGAACGGGTCCACCGCCATCCAGCGGACGTGGTGGGTGTGCGGGCGCGGCGGGAAGAACCACTCCGATTCGGAGGGAAGGTCGGTCAGCCCCTCGAGACGGGTCCACGTGTCGCCGCCGTCTGCGGAGCGGGAGACGCGACTCGGTTCGGTACCGACGTAGACGACGTCGGGGTCGCGGGGGCTGATCGCGACGCTCATCACGGCTTCGCTATCGATTCCCGTGTCGATCGGTTCGAACGTCTCGCCGCCGTCGCGGCTCCGGAAGAGTCCGTTCTCGAACGTTCCGACGAACGATCGATCGGGGCGTTCGGGGGACGCCGCGACGCACTCGAGGTCGTACCCCTCGAGGGCGGCCGTCGTCTTCCATCCGTTCGTCGTCTCGCTCTCGAAAGCGAGGAGTCGATCGCGCATCGCGAGGTAGCCGATCGTCATACCGGGTAGTACGGTGCCAGCGAAGAGAAGCGTTGTCCCGGCCGGTCGGTCGGGACGGCCGGTCGCCGATCGCGTTCCGAGCGACGATCGTCGCCGGTAAGAACGCGAGGAGTCGGGGTGACGCCGGCGAAAACGGGCGATCGGGCTCGGTCAGTCGTCCCCGGTCGTGATGTCGGCCGACAGCCCCTGGGCCATCTCGATGTCCGTCGAGTTGTTGAGGGTGAAGGCGGTGCGCTCGGTGACGGCTTCGATGACTTCGCGCGCGGAGGGATAGCCGTTGCCGGACTGCTTCACGCCGCCGAACGGCAGGTGGACCTCGGCGCCGATGCAGGGCAGGTTCGCGTACGCCAGCCCGATCTCCGCCTCGTCTCGGAACCGGTGGATCTTCCGGTAGTCCTCGGAGATGATCGCGCCGGCCAGCCCGTAGTTCGTGTCGTTGTGGATCTCCAGCGCGCGATCCATGCCACCCGAGTACTTCAGCAGGGCGACGTGGGGGCCGAAACACTCCTCTTTCAGGCAGCGCAGGTCGGGATCGTAGTCGATCTCGTAGACGAACGGGCCGACCCAGTGACCGTTCGCGAAGCTGCCGCTTCGCTCACCATCGGCGGCAGCAGCCGCCCCGTCCTCGTGGCCCGCCGGAATCTCCTCGTCGCCGAGTTTCGCTCGATCGACGAGTACCTCGGCGCCTTCCTCCCGCGCGAGTTCGTTGTGCCGGTGGATCTTCTCGACGTGGTCGGCCTCGATCGCGGGCCCCATGAACGTGTCCTCGTCGAGGGGGTCGCCCACGGTGACGTCCTCGGCGATGTCGACGAAGCGCTCCGTGAACTCGTCGTAGACGTCCTCGTGAACGATCAGGCGCTCGCTCGAGACGCAGCGCTGGCCGGTCGTCTTGAAACTCGACATCACGGCCGAGTGGACGGCCACGTCGAGGTCGGCGTCGTCGGCGACGATGATGCCGTTCTTGCCGCCCATCTCGCAGGCCGCGAGCTTGCCGGGTTCGCCGCCGACCTTGCTCGCGATCTCGTGGCCGACCTCCGCCGAGCCGGTAAAGAGGACGGTGTCGACGCGCTCGTCGTCGGTGATCGCCGCGCCGGCGTCGCCGAAGCCCTGAATCATGTTGAACACGCCGTCGGGAACCCCGGCGTCCGCGAACATCTCGGCGATGATCTGGCCGCACCACGGCGTCTGCTCGGCCGGCTTCCAGACGACCGTGTTCCCCTCGACCAGCGCGATCGCCATGTGCCAGAACGGGATCGCGACAGGGAAGTTCCACGGCGTGACGCAGCCGACGACGCCGCGGGGTTTGCGTCGCATGTACGCATCCTTGCTGGCGATCTCGCTCGGGATCACGTCGCCGTGGGGGTGGCGGGCGTTTGCCGCGGCCCACTCGACCATGTGGTACGCCTCGATGACGTCGGCTCTCCCCTCAGAGATCTCCTTACCGCACTCCTTGGTGACGATCTCGCCCAGTTCCTCGGTGCGGTCGCGCAGTTCGTGGTAGATGTCCCAGAGGTACTCCGCCCGATCGATGTGGGAGAGCGATCGCCACTCGTCGACGGCGTCTTCGGCGGCCGCGAGCGCCGCGTCGACGTCCGTCGCGGTGGCGCGCCGGAACCGCGCGAGCTCCTCGCCGGTCGCCGGGTTCTCGCTCGCGAACGTCTCGGATCCGCTCCCGTCGGTCCACTCGCCGCCGATGTGGTGGCCGTACACCTGTCGTTGCTGGCTCATGGGAAGCGGTTGGGTCGTCGGCGCCGAATAACGGGACCCGTCCATGGGAGGGTGGTGCTTCGTGAACCACGAACTACTTGCCTCCGTACTAGTAGAGAATGGCAATGAACGTGAGTGGGCCACTCCACGGCACGCGGCTGACGCTGGATCTGTGGCATCCGAACTGCTGGGCGATCGAATCGACCGACCGAGTCGGCGGGGGCATCCTCGCACACGCGATATACACGGCGCCGACGACCGAGGGGGAATCGGTCAACGGCCTGTTCACCGCGTTCGGAGAGACGACCACCGAAGTCGAGACGCTGCTGGAGGAGATCTGCGAGTCGCCGCTGGCGGGCGAGGTACTGGAACTCCAGGAACGGTTCGGGCGCAGACAGCCCTCGTCGCTTCCGGGAAACGTCGTCACGGAGTTCTTCCTCGAGTACGACCCCCAGGACATGCTCTGTCCGACGCTGCTCGAGTACGGCTTCGTCCACAGCGCGCCCGTCCGAATCGAGGACGGTCGGGAGTACTGGGAAGTCTGTTTCGCCGGCGATCGGGACGAAATCGAGACCGCGATCGACGGCGTTCGCGCCGACAGCGGCGCCGAAGTCTCGGTCGAAACCATCACGAGCACGCCTGCGGGGGAATCCGAGCGCAAGCGGCGAATGGATGCGCTCACCGGCACCCAGCGCCGGGTGTTCGAACTCGCGCGCAAACGGGGGTACTACCAGTGGCCCCGCGGCGTCTCGACCCGCGAACTCGCGAGCGAACTCGACATCTCCAAGACGACGCTGCTCGACCACCTGCGAAAGGCCGAGTCGAAACTCCTCGATCCCGACGGCGTCGGCCCCGCGTGATCTAGCTCAGCACGGCTCGAAGGGCGAACAGGGCGTTCTCCTTGCGTTCGCGCACTCGGCGGTAGAAGTAGGACAGCCACTTCGGCCCGTACGGGACGTACTGGTACACGTCGTGGTCCGCGGCGAGGTCGCGCTGGGCGTCCTCGCGAACGCCCATGAGTAGCTGAAACTCGAAGGAAGCGTCGTGCTCCGCGGCGAGTCGCTCGACGTACTCGATCACCTCGGGATCGTGGCTGCCGACGGCGATGCCGCCGTCGAACGTCTCGAAGGCGACCGCGAGCAGGTCGCGGTAGGCCTCGTTCACCCGTTCTTTCTTCTTGTACGCGACGCTCGCCGGTTCGTCGTACGCGCCCTTGACGAACCGTACCTTCCCGGGGACGCCCGCCAGTCGCTCGGCGTCCTCACGCGTTCGCTTCAGGTTCGCCTGGACGCAGACGCCGACGTTTCCGTCGGTCTTGCGCGCGTGGTGTACGAACGCGTCGAGCGTGACGTCCGTCGTCGTGTGGTCTTCCATGTCGATCCAGACGAAAACGTCGCGTTCGGTCCCCGCCTCGACGATCCGATCGAGGTGGGACAGGAAGACGTCGTCGCCGAGGTCGAGACCGATCTGCGAGGGTTTCACCGAGACGCAACAGTCGAGATCGTTCCTATCGATCGCTTCGATCAGTTCGACGTAGGCGTCGGCGTCGGCGGCAGCCTCGGCCGGATCGTCGTAGTGTTCGCCGAGCAGGTTCAGAATTCCCGCGACGCCGTCCCCGTTGAGGGTTTCGACGTGCGACAGCGCCCCCGCCTGGTCCTCGGCGGCGACGAAATCGTTCGCGACTGGAAGGAGCATGGGGAGACGATCGTACCGAGAGCGGGTAAACGGACACCCGACCATAGACGCCTTCGCGACGGCATCGCGGACTCGCCCCAGCCGCAAGCGGGACAGATGAGGCGGCCGCCGCCGGTGATCATGGTCGTTCCGCGCTTCAGACAGCCGATCGCGTCGGGTAGTGAGTTGTGGTCGGTCATCAGTGGGTGCCACCCGCGGTCGGATCGGGTGACGTACCAGAGAGTCAGCGGCGCGACGAGCATAGATCGCGCCCCCACCATGGGCGGGGGCGCTGACGAACGACCGCGAGAAATCCGGGCGGGATCGGCGCGCGCCGATCAGTCGTCGTCCATCGGCGCCGTCACGGGCTCGACGCGCTCGCCGCGCGGGCCGTCGAGGTCGACGTCCGGGAGCAGGTCGCGGAGATACCGCCCGGTGTGAGAGTCCTCGAGCCGCGCGACGTCCTCGGGCGTGCCGGTTGCGACGACCTCGCCGCCGTTCTCGCCGCCCTCGGGGCCGAGGTCGATGACCCGATCGGCGTTCTTCACGAGGTCGAGTTCGTGCTCGATGACGACGACGGTGTTGCCGTTGTCGGTCAGCCGGTGGAGCACCTCGATGAGCTTGCGCTCGTCCTCGTGGTGCAGTCCCGTGGTGGGTTCGTCGAGCAGGTAGAGCGTCTCGCCGGAGTCTTTCTTCCCTAACTCCTCGGCGAGTTTGATGCGCTGGGCCTCGCCGCCGGAGAGCGTCGTCGAGGGTTGGCCGAGCGTCATGTAGTCGAGGCCGACGTCCTTCAGGAGCTTCAGGCGACGCCGGATCTGCGAGTTCGACTCGAAGAACTCGTAGGCCTCGCTAACCTCCATGCCGAGAACGTCCGAGATCGTCTTCCCCTTGTAGGTGACGTCCAGGGTAGCGTCGTTGTAGCGGGCACCGTCGCACTCCTCGCAGGGGACGTACACGTCCGAGAGGAAGTTCATCTCGATCTTCACCGTTCCCTGCCCGCCACACTCCTCGCAGCGGCCGCCCTTGACGTTGAAGGAGAACCGGCCCCTCTCGTAGCCGCGCTGTTTGGCGAGTTTGGTCTCGGCGAACAGTTCGCGGATGTAGTCGAAGACGCCGGTGTACGTGGCCGGATTGGAGCGGGGCGTCCGGCCGATCGGCGACTGGTCGATCAGGCGGACGGTTTCGATCTGATCGAGGCCCTCGATCGCGTCGTGGTCGCCGGGGATGACCGACGTGTTGTCGTTCATCTCGCGCGCGAGGCCCTTGTAGAGCACCTCGTGCATGAGCGTCGACTTGCCCGAACCCGAGACGCCGGTGATCGCCGTGAAACAGCCCAGCGGGAGATCCACGTCGAGGTTATCGAGGTTGTGCTGGCGGGCGCCTCGAATCGTCAGCGCGCCCTCGGGGTCGCGGCGTTCGTCGGGCACGGGGATCTGCTTCCGGCCGGAGAGGTAGTCGCCGGTCAGCGAGTCCTCGCAGGCCTTGACATCCTCGACGGGGCCGTTGACGACGACCTCGCCGCCGCGCTTGCCCGGACCGGGACCCATGTCGATGACGTTGTCAGCGCGGCGCATCGTCTCCTCGTCGTGTTCGACGACCAGCAGGGTGTTCCCGAGGTCCCGAAGCTCCTCGAGAGTGTCCAGCAGGCGATCGTTGTCCCGCTGGTGGAGCCCGATCGACGGCTCGTCGAGCACGTAGAGGACGCCCACGAGGCCGGAGCCGATCTGCGTCGCGAGTCGAATGCGCTGGCTCTCCCCGCCGGAGAGCGTGGAGGCCTCCCGATCGAGCGTGAGGTACTCGAGACCCACTTCGCACATGAACCCGAGGCGGGCGCGGATCTCCTTCAAGATTTCCTCGGCGATCACCTTCTCGCGTTCGGTGAAGTTGGCTTCGAGCGACTCGAAGTGCGCCAGGGCGTCGCCGATGCTCATCGCGTTGATCTCGGTGATGGAGGTGCCGTCGACGAGCACGGCCCGAGAGGCGGGCTTGAGGCGGGTGCCGTCGCAGGCTGGACACTCGGTAACGGACATGTAGTCCTCGATGTGTTCACGGGTCGAGTCCGAGTCCGTCTCGAGGTAGCGCCGATCGAGGTTCGGGATAACGCCCTCGAAGCGCTTGCGCTTCCGTCGAGTACCGTTCTTGGTGTGGCGCTTGAACGTGACCTTCTCGCCGGTGCCGTAGAGGAACGCGTGCTGGATCTCCTCGTCGACGTCCTCGAACGGGGTCGAGAGCGAGACGTCGAAGTGCTCGGCGACCGCGTCGAGCCGGGTCTGGTAGTACGATCGGTTGTAGCTCCAGGGCTCGAAGACGTGCTTGAGCGGCTTCGAGGGGTCCTGAATCACGAGGTCCTCGTCGACCTCCTTGGTCTCGCCCAGCCCCTCGCACTCGGGACAGGCGCCGTGGGGCGAG
It includes:
- a CDS encoding ABC transporter substrate-binding protein — protein: MHEDDSVRGGSTRRETIAYGGAIVGGGLLAGCLGADDPSSEPTDGTDGDSDEDGSYTAEISPVGEVTFESPPETVFTRLTHHADMAFALGRGDGINAMHAPEYYDGLWNQFVERLPGVSLDWSGLYSSWEVDKEKLYELDSDIHLADPAWVTQLSSWSRADVEEIADNVGPWFGNSLSDRHQEPPEEWADDYEYYGLWEQFELVAEAFREQERYEALAAVRGELLSTIESGLPPESERPTAVMITSADRELIWTYTLNNPGFLTAHTRPLGPRDAFDGAIESESAADFETLLEADPDVLLYLGGMLPDVDMAETRAWLESDPVASEITAVRNDRVYAQGARYQGPILNLFQLEMTAKQLFPEAFGEWPTYDDGPYPEIPEDERLFDRQRVADAINGDV
- a CDS encoding HEAT repeat domain-containing protein is translated as MDDSLDPSSIRELTEHLKAGTPEDVRECLDAFLRTEPERRKQLLRALRSIADDQPSTVCPYAPGFVRFLTDEDRSVRLTTAKLFVALARGNPDAVVAAVGPLADRVADPDEFYYVRSRTAEALGYVAIEHPAEVATPELLADLRIGLSFDEPEVKEKLAKALAHVALGDPGRLCHQISTFAEHLDDEDELVRYHLCTAIVAVGCEHPKTLVDAVDELAARLGDDCTHVRGRAAEALGLLARTGVDPTGVPDDRLVAMVDAEDEPFAIDRARYALAALDDGPPDGECGDAIGSVAAIREHTDDVVAEVTTADGGECPRCELALPKSAPPVCPRCGTPY
- a CDS encoding WD40/YVTN/BNR-like repeat-containing protein, with protein sequence MTIGYLAMRDRLLAFESETTNGWKTTAALEGYDLECVAASPERPDRSFVGTFENGLFRSRDGGETFEPIDTGIDSEAVMSVAISPRDPDVVYVGTEPSRVSRSADGGDTWTRLEGLTDLPSESEWFFPPRPHTHHVRWMAVDPFDPDRLYVGIEAGAFVLSIDGGETWRERPPGSRWDNHSLATHPDREGLVYSAAGDGFAVSRDGGESWDHPQEGLDHRYCWSVVPDAADPDAVLVSSARGASSAHSASRAESYVYRKRGDDRWERLDGRGLPTGEGVVRTVFDAAGEDGVVYGANNRGLFATESFGDRWERVPIEWDEDFETQAPRGLAVV
- a CDS encoding aldehyde dehydrogenase family protein — its product is MSQQRQVYGHHIGGEWTDGSGSETFASENPATGEELARFRRATATDVDAALAAAEDAVDEWRSLSHIDRAEYLWDIYHELRDRTEELGEIVTKECGKEISEGRADVIEAYHMVEWAAANARHPHGDVIPSEIASKDAYMRRKPRGVVGCVTPWNFPVAIPFWHMAIALVEGNTVVWKPAEQTPWCGQIIAEMFADAGVPDGVFNMIQGFGDAGAAITDDERVDTVLFTGSAEVGHEIASKVGGEPGKLAACEMGGKNGIIVADDADLDVAVHSAVMSSFKTTGQRCVSSERLIVHEDVYDEFTERFVDIAEDVTVGDPLDEDTFMGPAIEADHVEKIHRHNELAREEGAEVLVDRAKLGDEEIPAGHEDGAAAAADGERSGSFANGHWVGPFVYEIDYDPDLRCLKEECFGPHVALLKYSGGMDRALEIHNDTNYGLAGAIISEDYRKIHRFRDEAEIGLAYANLPCIGAEVHLPFGGVKQSGNGYPSAREVIEAVTERTAFTLNNSTDIEMAQGLSADITTGDD
- a CDS encoding helix-turn-helix domain-containing protein, whose translation is MNVSGPLHGTRLTLDLWHPNCWAIESTDRVGGGILAHAIYTAPTTEGESVNGLFTAFGETTTEVETLLEEICESPLAGEVLELQERFGRRQPSSLPGNVVTEFFLEYDPQDMLCPTLLEYGFVHSAPVRIEDGREYWEVCFAGDRDEIETAIDGVRADSGAEVSVETITSTPAGESERKRRMDALTGTQRRVFELARKRGYYQWPRGVSTRELASELDISKTTLLDHLRKAESKLLDPDGVGPA
- a CDS encoding proline dehydrogenase family protein; translated protein: MLLPVANDFVAAEDQAGALSHVETLNGDGVAGILNLLGEHYDDPAEAAADADAYVELIEAIDRNDLDCCVSVKPSQIGLDLGDDVFLSHLDRIVEAGTERDVFVWIDMEDHTTTDVTLDAFVHHARKTDGNVGVCVQANLKRTREDAERLAGVPGKVRFVKGAYDEPASVAYKKKERVNEAYRDLLAVAFETFDGGIAVGSHDPEVIEYVERLAAEHDASFEFQLLMGVREDAQRDLAADHDVYQYVPYGPKWLSYFYRRVRERKENALFALRAVLS
- the uvrA gene encoding excinuclease ABC subunit UvrA, with the translated sequence MSKDYIEVRGAEEHNLKDLDVSIPREEFTVVTGLSGSGKSSLAFETIYAEGQRRYIESLSAYARNFLGQMDKPQVESVDGLSPAISIDQKNAANNPRSTVGTVTELHDYLRLLYARVGTPHCPECGREVGEQSAQNMVERILDLPEGTKAKLAAPVVRDQKGAFEDLFDELVSEGYARVEVDGEEHDLTLEKPDLDENFDHTIDVIVDRVKVSVEDRPRIIDSVETALDEAEGVLKVILPDAPEDVAADLGEEARRTGALGDEREEDDRFVVEFSKDLACTHCGIDVPEIETRSFSFNSPHGACPECEGLGETKEVDEDLVIQDPSKPLKHVFEPWSYNRSYYQTRLDAVAEHFDVSLSTPFEDVDEEIQHAFLYGTGEKVTFKRHTKNGTRRKRKRFEGVIPNLDRRYLETDSDSTREHIEDYMSVTECPACDGTRLKPASRAVLVDGTSITEINAMSIGDALAHFESLEANFTEREKVIAEEILKEIRARLGFMCEVGLEYLTLDREASTLSGGESQRIRLATQIGSGLVGVLYVLDEPSIGLHQRDNDRLLDTLEELRDLGNTLLVVEHDEETMRRADNVIDMGPGPGKRGGEVVVNGPVEDVKACEDSLTGDYLSGRKQIPVPDERRDPEGALTIRGARQHNLDNLDVDLPLGCFTAITGVSGSGKSTLMHEVLYKGLAREMNDNTSVIPGDHDAIEGLDQIETVRLIDQSPIGRTPRSNPATYTGVFDYIRELFAETKLAKQRGYERGRFSFNVKGGRCEECGGQGTVKIEMNFLSDVYVPCEECDGARYNDATLDVTYKGKTISDVLGMEVSEAYEFFESNSQIRRRLKLLKDVGLDYMTLGQPSTTLSGGEAQRIKLAEELGKKDSGETLYLLDEPTTGLHHEDERKLIEVLHRLTDNGNTVVVIEHELDLVKNADRVIDLGPEGGENGGEVVATGTPEDVARLEDSHTGRYLRDLLPDVDLDGPRGERVEPVTAPMDDD